TTCGAAATTCGCACCCGTTAAATCCGCATCACGGAAATCTGCACCTGCCAAGTTTGCCCGTGTCAGGTTCGCCCCGGAAAGATTAACCCCAATCAAGCGCGCCCCACATAGGTTCGCCCCGGTCAGATCCGCCCCGGTCATATTGGTTTTACCTACAAGGGAAGCCCCAGACAGGTTGGCCCAGCGCAATTTACAACCTGCTAAATTGGCTTTGAGCAAATAAGCCCCTGCACAATTGGCACGTTCCAAGTTCGCACCGGCAAGGTTAATACCTTCCATGTTGGACCCTGCCATATTGGCACCGCTCAGGTTAGAGCCGTTCAGGTTCGTGCGTTTCAGGTTTGCCTTGGTCAGAACCGCGCCTTGCAGGTCGATACGTGCAAGGTTAATCCCTTTAATCTCTGCATTGGACAGGTCCGGCATCATCGCCTTATCAGATTCGCGCCAGGCGTTCCATTCTGACGAACCTTTTCCTAAGTTCTGAAGGTGATATACATTGGGCATCAGACCATAATCCTCATACATGTGATCAAGCGCGCGAAGGATTTGCCTCATAGATACAGGGCATCACCCGCGTTTAATCACAAAACATTAAACTCGTTTCACGAGTCTCCACAGATAGAATATATGGAGTCTCATGATTGAATTTATTGTGCCATTTATTGATTAAAAAAGTATTAACCAGTGACCTGATCGTGAGTCTCTGTGCGGCTCTCAGACTCAGCTTCAGCCATTTTCTTGAGGTTGTCTTTTCGACGTTCACGCTCAAAAAACTCAACCTTACGACGACGGTCCGGGCCGATATAGCCTTCAGCTTCAATGAAATCACGCGGGCGTGTAATGAGGGAATGAACATGTTCATAGGTTTCTTTGGGCGAAACCGGCTTGACCATAAATTCGTTAACGCCCTGATCGCGTGCAAGGCGAACATTTCCCTCAGACGCATCCGCCGTCATCATAATAATGGGAATCTGTTGATAGTCTTCAAAAGAAGAATGGCGAATTTTCTTCACCAGATCAAAACCGTTGTCATCTGCAGCTAAGGAACTTTCCACCAAGATAATATCGATGTGATGTTCTTTTAGATAGGCAAAAGCCTGAATGGAGGACGGTACAAAATGGACATCATGCGCGTAAAAATTTCTTAAGATTGTGCGCAACACAGTCGCAGCCCGGCGGTCTTTATCTACAATGAGAAAAGACAATTCGCGAAAATTAAGTTTCGCTCTTTCTTTGGTATTTACGGCTTGCTCTGTCATGACACCGCTATTATCTAATTCTTTTTGTTAAGAATCTGTGAAAGCTGCTCTTGTGACATCGCATTTTCTGGCGTTTTTTCTTCTTCGGGCTGTTTTTTAGCCTCTTCTATTATCGGTTTAGATACGCTTGTATCTTTTGCAACCGCTACCTTCTCTTTTACCTGCTTTTGTACTGGCTGTTCAATCTTTTTCGTTGCCGCCTGTGGCGCAGCTGTTGGCGTTGGCTTAGGCTTAGGCTCGAGCTGGGGCTGAGGCTTTGGTTCAGGCGCAGCTGGTGGTGCTTTGGCGGGGGCGGGTTTTGCTTTTTTGGCCGGGGCCTCGCTATAATGCTGGATCACCGAGTTTAGGTTTTCAAGCAATTTGCGCCCCAGCGCACCGCCATTGCCTTTAATCCCCTTCGCCACCACGACCTTCAATGACTTGATATAGGCCGTGAGAATCTGTATTTCGGCTTCCCCGATATTTTTATGTTCAAGGTCTTCAATGTAATGCAACAAGCGTGTGCCCAGAAAAGTCACCATGGGGAAATCAAACGTGCCGCCAAGCCCTGTCAGGTTATAGGCCACATCACGCATCATATGAAAATCACCCTGATCAAAGTCATGGGTGTTTTTAATCAGTGCCACACGGTCTTGCAGCAGTTTTAAATCTGCCCTAATCCAAGATTGATATGAATCACTTAAATTTTCAACATCACGCTCAGCCGCCGCAATCACATTGACATCAATGGCTGGTGTATTTTCATCTGCACGGGCTTTTTCTAAAAGCGGGACATAACCCTCTAAAGCAAATGTCTTATGTGCTTCACAATTTCCAGCCTCAACCTCTTTGAGGGCCGCCGCTTCATCATCAGCCTCCACAACAAACAGCCTGAGTTCCCCAAGGCCCTCACCAGAGACTTCACCACGTTTTACCTTAGATATTGATTGGGACCAAAATTCAGACGCTTTGCTTTTTTCTGCAAAAGCATGAAATTCAGCTTGGCCTGTTTCTGGAAACTTCCCAATAATATGCATGGATGATTAACCTTTTCTACGGCGATCAATCGGCACAGGCATGCGGCGACGGCGACGATCCGGCCCTTTATAGGTTGCGCAATCCACAAAAGGGCGTGGGTTGGCGACCATGGCACAAATCCGGCTATAAAGATTGCCTGGTGAAAACGGTCTTGCCAAAAACTCATTCACACCCGCATCACGTGCCTCAGACACATTTTCCATATCGGTCATGGCGGTGAGCATAAAGATCGGTGTGTGCTGATAGCTTTCAAACGAGGCATTGCGGATTTTTTTCACTAAATCGATGCCACTATCAGACTTTAAGCGCCATTCCATGAAAATCACATCCGGGCGTTGGGTCAACAACATTTCCATCATGTCAGCTTCGTTTGAGGCAAAGACACAATTGCGTACCCCAAAAGTGCGCAAGACGGTTTCTGTCAAGCTCGCCGACCAACGGTCCACATCCACAATCAGAAAGGTTAAATCCCCAAAACCATAGCTCTGAAACTTCTTCATTATTCATTGTCCCCCAGCCAAGATTTCGGCATGTCGAATTCTTGTAGGAAAGCAGATACTTTCTCGATTTTTGCCTGTGCAGCCTCTTTATAATCCGCATCATGGATCAAAATGTGGTTACTGATCCATTTATAGAAGGTGGCGGAGATATTTTCACGCGCATCCTGATCAGACGACATCATGTAATAATCACGCATTTCATCGAGTTCAGCCAAAAGCTCTTCATGCTTTTTTGTATGTTCAAGGAGATCATCATAACCACACATGGCGAGGATTGCTTCTTCACGACCAAAGTGTACACGGGCATAGGCTTTCAGGATGGAAAGGATATAATCCATCTCATAAAGGCTCGCTTCACGTTCTGTTGCCATATAGAACTGCTGGATCAGATGGAAGAGATAGCGGTGATCTTCATCGATCTCTGCGATCCCCAATACATATTTATCCGACCAGTCAAAGCTGCTGGCATCCACTTTGGGCATATCGGCCTTTGGCGTGGAAGATGATTTGTTCTCGTCGAACAATTCTGCCAATGTTTCCTGAGAAATAACGCTTGGGTCTGGTTTGGGTTGTTCGACCGGTGCCTGTGGTGCAGGCTTTGGTGTAGCAGGTGCCGCTTTTGGTGCAGCTGCTGCTGGTTTTTGCTCTTCCACAGCTGGTTTTGGAGTCGCTTTGGGTTTGGGCTGGGGCTTGGGTTTCGCCGCTTCGCTCACAGCCTTCACATCAATGGATTCTTCAACGCCTTTAATCACCTGATCAAGTTTTTTAATCAGGGCACGGCCTAAATCCCCACCTGTGCCTTTAATGCGGTTATTCAGGATAAATTCAAAAGTGGTCACATAGGCGTTCAAAATATTAATGATGCGCTCATTGACCGTTTCTGTTCCAGCAGCACGATTGAGGTATTTCTCTAAATGGCCTGCTGCAAACGTAATCAACGTATAGCTATACCCGCCGCCTTGGGCTTTAAGGTTATAGCAAATATCTTGCATCTGCGCCATATCTGCGGGGTTTACTTCCTTAGCGGCATCCATTGCGGCCACTTTTTGCTTAAATTCAGCAATCGTTTCTTTGGTCACATCCACAAAACGTGCGCTTTGGGCTTGAATTTCTTTTTCAGCCTTGGCGATCACTTCCGGTGTAACGACACCCGGACCTGTGCGTTTTACCTTTTCGTAAAACGGGATATTTTCAAGCATTTTATGGGTTTTAAGTGCGGGCAGCCTGCCTTGACGGGCTTCTTTCACGCCATATTCAATAGAGGTTGCTTCGCTTTCGTAAAGGGAGACCTCACGAACCACGTCACCTTCTAGTTTCTTTCGACATGAAATAATTTCTGACCAGAAAGTCGCCGCTTCCTGTTTGTTCCAGAAAGCCTCAAAATTCTTTTGACCCGAGTTCTTTAAAACTGCCACAATAAACATAATAATTCCAACGCAATAGCAGACTACACTTCCAAGGAAAGTCTAATACACTACGGGTTGGTTTAATACTATTATTTTTTGGGCTTTTGAGCAAAAATTTAAGGGAGGAGGGCTCAACCCGAAATAGAAAGCCTTTTTAAGCAGTTGGCTTCTTCATGCGCTTCAACTGTAGGTCTTCTTGTAGAATATGATTTACAATCCATTGATTTAACAATGTTGCCAATTCATTTATCGGCCCCTGTAGATTCCCCTTGGTGCGTTCTTCCTTAAACTTGCCATAGGCCGTCATCAATTGCTTAATCAATTCCTGATGTAAAACAACATGGCGTTTCACATCTGGATATTTCAGCGCCTTCATGATCATTTCTTCACGGCGAAAATGCGTCTTGGTAAAATCATGCAACAGGTAAAAGACCTGATCAAGCTCGATCGCGGCTTCTTTTTCACTCTTTTCATTCAAGGTATCAACAAGGCCTCTAAACTGCTCAATCATTGCAATCAGTTTTTTATGATCATCATCAACAACAGAAATGCCGACGGACATACTTTCTTGCCACTTAAAAGACAACAGCTATCCTCCTATAATGTGGAACCTTGTTAAAAGATATCTGGCTTACTAACGTGCCTGTGTCAATACTGTTTTACGATTGTAGGTGTATTGTAGTTCAGAATTATTTGACATATTGGTTCATTAGCAGGTGCTAAACACAAAAATCACGCCGCGCCAGACTTAACCGCGGGTAAGACTTCCTGATTTGGTTTTTGCTGTTTTTGCGCTTCAGCTAACTGTTCTTGCAGGCGGGCCACTTCTGTTTCGGCATATTTCGTATCTTTCTTGCGGCTCATGGCAATGACGCGCCATTTAGCAACCGACAACCATGTCAGCAAAGCCCCAAAGAAAAAGCCAAACGCAAGTGTACCAAGGCTTAACAGATAAAGCGGGATATCCTGACTGAAAGGCAGCGGCCAGAAATTAACCGCAATCTCAGCTCTGTTCGAGATTGCAAAAATCACAACAACGGCTGCAAAAGGAAGGAAGATCAACCAAGAAAGAAGTTTCATAAGGCCATACTTTCAATGCAAGAAAACCAGATACGCCAGACATGCACAGACCAAAGCTGCGCATGAAACCTGTCATAACACCATCAAAAAGGATTAGCTATGGTTAAGGCGTTCTCTCAGCTTCTTGCCGGTTTTAAAATACGGCACAGCCTTCTCACCCACATCAACAGATGCACCTGTGCGCGGGTTGCGCCCCACACGTGATCCACGGGTTTTAATGGAAAAAGCACCAAAGCCACGCAACTCAACACGATCACCATCCGCCAAAGCCTGTGTGATCTCATCGAAGATTGTAGAAACGATCCGTTCCACATCGCGTTGGAAAAGGTGAGGGTTAGCTTCCGCTAAACGTGCAATTAATTCCGACTTAGTCATGGGCACCTGCTCCCTTTCTTTAAAAACGAGGCGGTTAAAAACCTACCCTAATGCTCTCTCTTTAAAGTTAAGGTTGCCAGACAGAAATCAAACCGTCAAGACTAAGTCCCTTAGAAATCAATGTTTTATCAAAAAAACTATAAATAATCGCATTTTTCGCACCTGCCCAAAGGTCTTCTTCCTTATATAAGGCATCAATGACATCAAGGGAGGAAGAAACATCTCTTTGACTTTCCAGCCAAGCCAAAGCCGCAGCTTCACTGCCCGTTTCATCAATCAACTTGGCCTTTTCAGCCTGCCTGCCTGTAAAAATTCGACCATCGGAAAGCTTAACGACTTCATCTTTTGAAAGGCCGCGACGCTCCATCACCATAGACTGAAACATGCTAAACATATCCAAAATCACGCTTTCAGTGGCTTTTCGGACTTCTGGTGTCATATCTTCCATTGGATTCGGCGCTGCTTTTAGGGGCGAACTTTTAATCACCACAGGCTTAACGCCAATTTTCTCCATCAGGCCTTTTATATTGGCTGACTGCATCAACACACCGATTGAGCCTGTAATGGTGCCTTCGCGCGCTACGATATGATCTGCCGCCAAGGCCGTCATATATCCGGCACTAGCAGCGACTTCGCCCATGACCGCAACAACGGGCTTCTTCTCCCCAAGTTTGCGCAAGGAACGATATAGTGCTTCCCCACCGACAACTGAGCCACCGGGGCTATTGATGCGCACAATCACCGCCTTGACCTGATCATCTTTTGCCAGCTCATTAATCATATGATCGCGATCAATATCATCGCGGATCACCCCTTCGACCCACAAACGTGCGATATGATCCCCATGTCCAAACATGTCAAAGCGCGCGCCCAGCGCCAACAGCGCCCCGCAAACAGCTAAGATGCCGATCCCCTGCCAAATACGCAGGCGGCGTTTCAGACGGATACGGTCCAAGAGATAATCAGCAGAGAAAGTCATTATATTTTACCTTATGGTTCTCGCGAAGTAAGACGCCTACTATAAAAGAAAAACCCCTCCCTGCAAGAAGCAGAAAGGGGTTTTCCAGAAAACGTCAAAAAGAGGTGACTAAAGATTTAGTCGTTCTTTTTGTTTTCCAAAGCAGCACCAAGGATGTCGCCAAGAGAAGCACCAGAGTCGCTTGAGCCGTACTCAGCCATTGCTTTCTTCTCTTCTTCAACTTCCAGAGCTTTCACAGACAAGGACACTTTACGTGCTTTCTTGTCAAACTGTGTCACTTTAGCGTCGATTTTGTCGCCTTCGTTGAAGCGGTCAGTGCGTTGATCACCACGATCACGCGCCAGATCACCACGACGGATGTAACCAGTCAGGCCACCTTCGACTTCAACTTCAAGACCGTTCTCTTCAACACCAATAACTGTACAAGTTACAACTTGGTTTTTCTTGATGTCAGAAGAAGCAGACTCAAATGGATCTTCAGAAAGCTGCTTGATACCCAAAGAGATGCGTTCTTTCTCAACGTCAACGTCGAGAACTTTCGCTTTTACAACGTCGCCTTTAGAGAAAGAGGCAAGCGCTTCTTCAGGTGTGCCTTCCCATGCCAGATCAGACATGTGAACCATACCGTCGATTTCGCCGTTAAGACCGATGAACAGACCGAATTCGGTGATGTTCTTGATCTCGCCTTCAACTTCAGCACCCTGTGGGTGTTCAGCCAAGAATGCATCCCATGGGTTAGACAAGCACTGCTTGAGACCAAGAGAGATACGACGTTTAACCGGATCAACATCCAGAACCATAACTTCAACTTCTTGAGAAGTAGAAACGATTTTACCTGGGTGTACGTTCTTCTTCGTCCAAGACATTTCAGAAACGTGTACCAGACCTTCAACGCCAGGCTCCAGCTCAACAAACGCACCGTAATCAGTGATGTTTGTAACACGACCAGAGAATTTGCCGTCTACTGGGTATTTGCCGTCTACGCCTTCCCATGGATCAGCTTCAAGCTGCTTCATGCCAAGGGAGATACGCTGTGTTTCAGAGTTAAAGCGGATAACCTGTACTTTAACAGTCTCACCAATTTGAAGAGCTTCAGATGGGTGAGCGATACGACGCCATGCAATGTCTGTAACGTGCAGCAGGCCGTCAATGCCGCCAAGATCGATAAATGCACCGTAGTCAGTGATGTTTTTAACAACACCGTCAAGAACCTGACCTTCTTCCAGACCCTTGATGAGATCGCCACGTGCTTCAGCGCGGGCTTCTTCAAGAACTGCACGACGTGAAACAACGATGTTGCCACGTTGACGGTCCATTTTAAGGATTTGGAATGGTTGTGCGTTGCCCATCAAAGGAGTCACGTCGCGTACCGGACGGATATCAACTTGTGAACCAGGCAAGAAGGCAACAGCGCCATTAAGGTCAACTGTGAAGCCACCTTTAACGCGACCGAAGATAACACCGTTAACACGCTCTTGAGCTTCGAACTGCTTCTCGAGGTTTTTCCATGCTTCTTCACGTTTTGCTTTTTCACGTGAAAGAACAACAGTGCCGTCTTTATTTTCATAACGTTCAACGTACACATCAACATTGTCGCCAGCGGACAATTTCTGTGCTTCTTCGCCGAAACCGAATTCTTTAAGGGGAACGCGGCCTTCAGATTTCAAGCCGACGTCAACCATCGCGAAATCATTTTCAACACCGATAATTGTACCAGTGACTACTTGGCCTTCAAAAAGTGCTTCTTCACCGTAAGATTCGGTGAAAAGCGCTGCAAAATCTTCAACTGCAGGAGCTGCTTCGTTCATAATAATAAGTCCTATAATAATATTGTTACATGCCAAACGGTTGGTTCCGTTGGTCTGTCACCAGCAATTGCGTCCAAAGGATACAGGTCAAACAGTGCAGTGACACCCTGTCGACCCCCTTTATTAAAAGTGCAAAAAGACCTCTCACGCCCCTTCCAATAAAAGGACCGTCAAAAGTCAACCTGCAGACGTGTTATCAGGCTTTTTCAGAGATGATCGATTTAGCCTGTTCAATGACTTCTTCAATCCCCAGATCGGAGGTATCCAAAATCACCGCATCATCGGCTGCCTTTAATGGCGCAGCAGCTCGTTGGCTGTCACGCGCATCGCGGTCTTTCATATCCTGCAAAACCTGCGCGTATATAGCTTCAAGACCACGATCTTGCAACTCTTTTAGTCGTCTTTGTGCACGAACCTCGCATGAGGCCGTCACAAACAGTTTCACAGGGGCATCCGGACAGACCACAGTCCCGATATCACGCCCATCTAAAACAGCCCCTGCCTTACCTGCTGGTGGCTGGCTTGCAAAACGGCGTTGAAACTCCAGCAACTCATCCCTAACAGGTTGAACTACCGCCACTTTTGAGGCTGCTTGTGCGGCTTCATCATGGCGGAGTTTTTCATTTTCAAGGTCAGTTGGCGTTAAATTTTGCGCCGCTTTAAGCGCATCATTTGCATCATCCAGATCGCCCCCGGCTTGGATCACGGCAAAACCCGTTGCCCGGTATAAAAGTCCCGTATCAAGGTAGGCGAGATTTAAATCTTTTGCGACTCGGCGTGCCAATGTGCCTTTACCAGCTGCTGCTGGACCATCAATTGCAACCACGATTGTCATATCAAAACACCTTAAGAAATTTTTGCACCCAAGCCATTCATCAGGTCAATAAAGCCCGGGAAGCTGGTATCAATAGGGGAGCCATCATCAATGGTCACCGGTTTTTGCGAAGCCAAACCGAAAACGATGAAAGACATGGCGATGCGGTGATCCAGACGTGATT
The sequence above is a segment of the Candidatus Terasakiella magnetica genome. Coding sequences within it:
- the ihfB gene encoding integration host factor subunit beta; translated protein: MTKSELIARLAEANPHLFQRDVERIVSTIFDEITQALADGDRVELRGFGAFSIKTRGSRVGRNPRTGASVDVGEKAVPYFKTGKKLRERLNHS
- the rpsA gene encoding 30S ribosomal protein S1; the protein is MNEAAPAVEDFAALFTESYGEEALFEGQVVTGTIIGVENDFAMVDVGLKSEGRVPLKEFGFGEEAQKLSAGDNVDVYVERYENKDGTVVLSREKAKREEAWKNLEKQFEAQERVNGVIFGRVKGGFTVDLNGAVAFLPGSQVDIRPVRDVTPLMGNAQPFQILKMDRQRGNIVVSRRAVLEEARAEARGDLIKGLEEGQVLDGVVKNITDYGAFIDLGGIDGLLHVTDIAWRRIAHPSEALQIGETVKVQVIRFNSETQRISLGMKQLEADPWEGVDGKYPVDGKFSGRVTNITDYGAFVELEPGVEGLVHVSEMSWTKKNVHPGKIVSTSQEVEVMVLDVDPVKRRISLGLKQCLSNPWDAFLAEHPQGAEVEGEIKNITEFGLFIGLNGEIDGMVHMSDLAWEGTPEEALASFSKGDVVKAKVLDVDVEKERISLGIKQLSEDPFESASSDIKKNQVVTCTVIGVEENGLEVEVEGGLTGYIRRGDLARDRGDQRTDRFNEGDKIDAKVTQFDKKARKVSLSVKALEVEEEKKAMAEYGSSDSGASLGDILGAALENKKND
- the cmk gene encoding (d)CMP kinase yields the protein MTIVVAIDGPAAAGKGTLARRVAKDLNLAYLDTGLLYRATGFAVIQAGGDLDDANDALKAAQNLTPTDLENEKLRHDEAAQAASKVAVVQPVRDELLEFQRRFASQPPAGKAGAVLDGRDIGTVVCPDAPVKLFVTASCEVRAQRRLKELQDRGLEAIYAQVLQDMKDRDARDSQRAAAPLKAADDAVILDTSDLGIEEVIEQAKSIISEKA
- a CDS encoding response regulator; amino-acid sequence: MTEQAVNTKERAKLNFRELSFLIVDKDRRAATVLRTILRNFYAHDVHFVPSSIQAFAYLKEHHIDIILVESSLAADDNGFDLVKKIRHSSFEDYQQIPIIMMTADASEGNVRLARDQGVNEFMVKPVSPKETYEHVHSLITRPRDFIEAEGYIGPDRRRKVEFFERERRKDNLKKMAEAESESRTETHDQVTG
- a CDS encoding lipopolysaccharide assembly protein LapA domain-containing protein gives rise to the protein MKLLSWLIFLPFAAVVVIFAISNRAEIAVNFWPLPFSQDIPLYLLSLGTLAFGFFFGALLTWLSVAKWRVIAMSRKKDTKYAETEVARLQEQLAEAQKQQKPNQEVLPAVKSGAA
- the sppA gene encoding signal peptide peptidase SppA; protein product: MTFSADYLLDRIRLKRRLRIWQGIGILAVCGALLALGARFDMFGHGDHIARLWVEGVIRDDIDRDHMINELAKDDQVKAVIVRINSPGGSVVGGEALYRSLRKLGEKKPVVAVMGEVAASAGYMTALAADHIVAREGTITGSIGVLMQSANIKGLMEKIGVKPVVIKSSPLKAAPNPMEDMTPEVRKATESVILDMFSMFQSMVMERRGLSKDEVVKLSDGRIFTGRQAEKAKLIDETGSEAAALAWLESQRDVSSSLDVIDALYKEEDLWAGAKNAIIYSFFDKTLISKGLSLDGLISVWQP
- a CDS encoding bacteriohemerythrin; translated protein: MFIVAVLKNSGQKNFEAFWNKQEAATFWSEIISCRKKLEGDVVREVSLYESEATSIEYGVKEARQGRLPALKTHKMLENIPFYEKVKRTGPGVVTPEVIAKAEKEIQAQSARFVDVTKETIAEFKQKVAAMDAAKEVNPADMAQMQDICYNLKAQGGGYSYTLITFAAGHLEKYLNRAAGTETVNERIINILNAYVTTFEFILNNRIKGTGGDLGRALIKKLDQVIKGVEESIDVKAVSEAAKPKPQPKPKATPKPAVEEQKPAAAAPKAAPATPKPAPQAPVEQPKPDPSVISQETLAELFDENKSSSTPKADMPKVDASSFDWSDKYVLGIAEIDEDHRYLFHLIQQFYMATEREASLYEMDYILSILKAYARVHFGREEAILAMCGYDDLLEHTKKHEELLAELDEMRDYYMMSSDQDARENISATFYKWISNHILIHDADYKEAAQAKIEKVSAFLQEFDMPKSWLGDNE
- a CDS encoding response regulator — its product is MKKFQSYGFGDLTFLIVDVDRWSASLTETVLRTFGVRNCVFASNEADMMEMLLTQRPDVIFMEWRLKSDSGIDLVKKIRNASFESYQHTPIFMLTAMTDMENVSEARDAGVNEFLARPFSPGNLYSRICAMVANPRPFVDCATYKGPDRRRRRMPVPIDRRRKG
- a CDS encoding bacteriohemerythrin is translated as MSFKWQESMSVGISVVDDDHKKLIAMIEQFRGLVDTLNEKSEKEAAIELDQVFYLLHDFTKTHFRREEMIMKALKYPDVKRHVVLHQELIKQLMTAYGKFKEERTKGNLQGPINELATLLNQWIVNHILQEDLQLKRMKKPTA